From the Clavibacter phaseoli genome, one window contains:
- a CDS encoding DUF917 domain-containing protein, with amino-acid sequence MSRDLGVDDLPDLVSGLLLLGSGGGGDPRILAAATARQLRDAPVRGIGLDDLDADDLVVPVGYIGSTSVLREKLPSGTELAEAVEALTRWTGTPPAALMALEMAGVNGLAPLSAASTLGLPLLDADLTGRALPRIDQSSLVVSGRAISPCAVTEPGGRTMLLDGVTPAEVEGLLRLVIAHSSGWAALALPPQRAADLRATAIPGTAARALGLGRALRTADGTGTPAGLAAALGGALLGHGRIVDVVTSPRTGRFDVTTVSVVDEATGAVIRLEAENEFVIALADGRPVATAPDLIAVIAVPGTTVAGARVLLVDDARPGARVVVLSLDAPAWWTATPERLAAVSPAAFGFGRVDVDAAVDSATAGVPA; translated from the coding sequence GTGAGCCGGGATCTGGGAGTCGACGACCTCCCCGACCTCGTCTCGGGGCTCCTCCTGCTGGGCTCGGGCGGGGGCGGCGACCCGCGGATCCTCGCGGCCGCCACCGCCCGCCAGCTGCGGGACGCGCCCGTGCGCGGCATCGGGCTCGACGACCTCGACGCGGACGACCTCGTGGTGCCGGTGGGCTACATCGGGTCCACGTCGGTGCTGCGCGAGAAGCTGCCGTCCGGTACGGAGCTGGCCGAGGCCGTCGAGGCGCTCACCCGCTGGACGGGCACGCCGCCCGCCGCCCTCATGGCGCTCGAGATGGCGGGCGTCAACGGGCTCGCGCCGCTGTCCGCCGCCTCGACGCTCGGCCTCCCGCTCCTCGACGCCGACCTCACGGGCCGCGCGCTCCCCCGCATCGACCAGTCGAGCCTCGTCGTCTCCGGCCGCGCCATCTCGCCGTGCGCCGTCACGGAGCCGGGCGGCCGCACGATGCTGCTCGACGGCGTCACGCCCGCCGAGGTCGAGGGGCTGCTCCGGCTCGTGATCGCGCACTCGTCCGGCTGGGCCGCGCTCGCCCTCCCTCCGCAGCGGGCCGCCGACCTCCGCGCGACCGCGATCCCCGGCACGGCCGCGCGCGCCCTCGGGCTCGGCCGCGCCCTGCGGACCGCCGACGGCACGGGCACCCCGGCCGGGCTCGCGGCGGCGCTCGGCGGCGCGCTCCTCGGGCACGGCCGCATCGTGGACGTGGTCACGTCGCCGCGCACCGGGCGCTTCGACGTGACGACGGTCAGCGTGGTCGACGAGGCAACGGGCGCGGTGATCCGGCTCGAGGCCGAGAACGAGTTCGTGATCGCGCTCGCGGACGGCCGACCGGTCGCGACGGCACCCGACCTCATCGCGGTGATCGCCGTCCCCGGCACCACCGTGGCCGGGGCCCGTGTGCTCCTCGTCGACGACGCGCGGCCCGGCGCCCGCGTCGTCGTCCTGTCCCTCGACGCGCCCGCGTGGTGGACCGCGACGCCCGAGCGCCTGGCCGCCGTCTCGCCCGCCGCCTTCGGGTTCGGGCGGGTCGACGTCGACGCGGCGGTCGACAGTGCCACGGCCGGGGTGCCCGCGTGA
- a CDS encoding DUF917 domain-containing protein encodes MSDTTMPRTRLTEIRLEHLPAIARGAAILGTGGGGDPYIGRLLAGEAIKELGPIPLADPFDLPDDAVVIPVAMMGAPTVMVEKLPTVEQLQGAILSLARYLGVTPTHVACIEVGGANSTIPMVAAARMGLPIVDGDGMGRAFPEIQMVIPTIDGIRATPMSFADEKGNTGVVDTIDNAWAERLTRPVAVQMGSSMIMSNYAMTGAQVKASFVPHTLSLCHELGTLVEEARDALVDPVEAVAARLGGAVLLGGKVVDVARRTVAGFARGEARIQGTGADAGREIVLGFQNEMLLASIDGVPVASTPDLIMVLDSETGEPITTETLRFGQRVRVVSAPADERWHSPGGIELAGPRYFGYDIDPVRSPVDDFSEPPGA; translated from the coding sequence ATGTCTGACACGACCATGCCCCGCACCCGCCTCACCGAGATCCGGCTCGAGCACCTGCCCGCCATCGCGCGCGGCGCGGCGATCCTCGGCACGGGCGGCGGCGGCGACCCCTACATCGGCCGGCTGCTCGCGGGCGAGGCGATCAAGGAGCTCGGGCCCATCCCGCTCGCCGACCCGTTCGACCTGCCGGACGACGCCGTCGTGATCCCCGTCGCGATGATGGGCGCGCCCACCGTGATGGTGGAGAAGCTGCCGACGGTCGAGCAGCTGCAGGGGGCGATCCTGTCGCTCGCGCGCTACCTCGGCGTCACGCCCACGCACGTCGCGTGCATCGAGGTGGGCGGCGCGAACTCCACCATCCCGATGGTCGCGGCCGCGCGCATGGGCCTGCCGATCGTCGACGGCGACGGGATGGGGCGGGCCTTCCCCGAGATCCAGATGGTGATCCCGACCATCGACGGGATCCGCGCCACCCCCATGTCCTTCGCCGACGAGAAGGGCAACACGGGCGTCGTCGACACCATCGACAACGCGTGGGCCGAGCGGCTCACGCGGCCGGTGGCGGTGCAGATGGGCAGCTCGATGATCATGTCGAACTACGCCATGACGGGCGCGCAGGTGAAGGCGTCGTTCGTGCCGCACACGCTGTCGCTCTGCCACGAGCTCGGCACGCTCGTGGAGGAGGCGCGCGACGCGCTCGTCGACCCGGTCGAGGCGGTCGCCGCCCGGCTGGGCGGCGCGGTGCTCCTCGGCGGCAAGGTCGTGGACGTCGCGCGGCGCACGGTCGCGGGGTTCGCGCGGGGCGAGGCGAGGATCCAGGGCACGGGCGCCGACGCCGGACGGGAGATCGTGCTCGGCTTCCAGAACGAGATGCTGCTCGCGTCCATCGACGGCGTCCCGGTGGCCTCGACGCCGGACCTCATCATGGTGCTCGACAGCGAGACGGGCGAGCCGATCACGACGGAGACGCTGCGCTTCGGCCAGCGGGTGCGCGTGGTCTCCGCGCCGGCCGACGAGCGGTGGCACAGCCCGGGCGGCATCGAGCTCGCCGGGCCCCGCTACTTCGGCTACGACATCGACCCCGTCCGCTCGCCCGTCGACGACTTCTCCGAGCCGCCGGGCGCGTAG
- a CDS encoding hydantoinase/oxoprolinase N-terminal domain-containing protein gives MRIGIDVGGTNTDAVLMDGDRVVVGIKSSTTQDVTSGIVGALAELDRQHPFDPVDIDGVMIGTTHFINALVEARRLAPTAAVRLALPATASLPPFVDWPEELVAAVRGTGYLAHGGHEFDGRVIAPLDHDELKRHAADIAARGLRSVAISSVFAPVNSEFEVEAAAVLSAELGPDVAISLSHEIGRIGLLERENATIINASLRELADQIVGGLERAVRGHGITAPLYLSQNDGTLMGVDFARRYPVATFASGPTNSMRGAALLSGLGTCAVVDIGGTTSDVGVLAGGFPREATAEISVAGVRTNFRMPDVLSIGIGGGSLVRGDGDLVGPDSVGYELGRRALVFGGDTLTTTDIAVAAGMVEVGDPARVAHLSPQLVRRALDTIAMRVADVVERMRTSSAPLPVVAVGGGSILLPEELEGLGRVHRPDNFAVANAVGAAIAQVSGELDRVYSVSEGSRQQALDDARQEAVERAVAAGASPSTVEIVDFDELPIPYLPGNAIRIRAKAVGDLDIRKAAHV, from the coding sequence ATGAGGATCGGCATCGACGTCGGCGGCACCAACACGGACGCCGTGCTCATGGACGGCGACCGCGTGGTCGTCGGGATCAAGTCCTCGACCACGCAGGACGTGACGAGCGGCATCGTCGGCGCGCTCGCGGAGCTCGACCGGCAGCACCCGTTCGACCCGGTGGACATCGACGGCGTCATGATCGGCACGACCCACTTCATCAACGCGCTCGTCGAGGCCAGGCGGCTCGCGCCCACGGCGGCCGTGCGGCTCGCGCTGCCAGCCACCGCCTCGCTGCCGCCGTTCGTCGACTGGCCCGAGGAGCTCGTGGCGGCGGTGCGCGGCACGGGCTACCTCGCGCACGGCGGCCACGAGTTCGACGGGCGGGTCATCGCCCCGCTCGACCACGACGAGCTCAAGCGGCACGCGGCCGACATCGCCGCGCGCGGGCTCCGGTCCGTCGCGATCTCCAGCGTCTTCGCGCCCGTGAACAGCGAGTTCGAGGTGGAGGCGGCCGCGGTGCTCTCCGCAGAGCTCGGGCCGGACGTCGCCATCTCGCTCTCGCACGAGATCGGCCGCATCGGCCTGCTGGAGCGCGAGAACGCGACCATCATCAACGCGTCGCTGCGCGAGCTGGCCGACCAGATCGTCGGCGGGCTCGAGCGCGCGGTGCGCGGCCATGGGATCACCGCTCCCCTCTACCTGTCGCAGAACGACGGCACGCTCATGGGCGTGGACTTCGCGCGCCGCTACCCGGTCGCGACCTTCGCCTCCGGCCCCACCAACTCGATGCGCGGCGCGGCCCTGCTCTCCGGCCTCGGCACGTGCGCGGTCGTCGACATCGGCGGCACCACGAGCGACGTGGGCGTGCTCGCGGGCGGGTTCCCGCGGGAGGCCACGGCGGAGATCAGCGTGGCCGGCGTCCGCACGAACTTCCGCATGCCGGACGTGCTCTCCATCGGCATCGGCGGCGGATCCCTCGTGCGCGGCGACGGCGACCTGGTCGGCCCCGACTCGGTCGGCTACGAGCTCGGCCGCCGCGCGCTCGTCTTCGGCGGCGACACCCTCACGACCACGGACATCGCGGTCGCGGCCGGCATGGTCGAGGTCGGCGACCCGGCGCGAGTGGCGCACCTCTCGCCGCAGCTCGTGCGGCGCGCGCTCGACACCATCGCGATGCGCGTCGCCGACGTCGTGGAGCGCATGCGCACGTCGTCCGCCCCGCTGCCCGTCGTGGCGGTCGGCGGCGGCTCGATCCTGCTGCCCGAAGAGCTCGAGGGCCTCGGCCGGGTCCATCGCCCGGACAACTTCGCCGTCGCGAACGCGGTCGGCGCGGCCATCGCGCAGGTGTCCGGCGAGCTCGACCGCGTCTACAGCGTGAGCGAGGGATCCCGCCAGCAGGCCCTCGACGACGCCCGGCAGGAGGCCGTCGAGCGCGCGGTCGCCGCGGGCGCCTCCCCCTCGACCGTGGAGATCGTCGACTTCGACGAGCTCCCCATCCCGTACCTGCCCGGCAACGCGATCCGCATCCGCGCCAAGGCCGTCGGCGACCTCGACATCAGGAAGGCCGCGCATGTCTGA
- a CDS encoding purine-cytosine permease family protein: MASTAPDDYALARVPQEARYHWFQIATQRVGQLSALSAFVVAATLGFSMSFWDAFWAITIGAVILEVVCIFTGLIGQREGLNTSILSRWTGFGHNGSALIGLAIGISLIGWFGIQSGVSASGLNSIMPWLPVWAWSLAFGLIITAVVMLGFHGMQWVANIAVPLFLLLVGWAVVIELQKHDIATLVTQPAPGPQMSIIAGASIVAGGFIVGALISPDQTRYNRSAADVVKQTVVSITVGEYLTGLSGVLLAHAVRTADVSAIILSSVGWVGVLVILLGTIKINDWNLYSSGLGVVNFIDTVFGRRVNRALVTVVVGVIGSVLAAAGILGQFTQFLILLGVAFPPIVGIMIAEYFVVKNWRPALDSSREAGALPASAPRWVPVSLAIWVVSALVGYYATFGLGSLNAVITAFVLYAVLGKAGLIRGVGEVRTETADRPADGVAAPDAATATAGKVATR; encoded by the coding sequence ATGGCATCCACCGCACCCGACGACTACGCGCTCGCGCGGGTCCCGCAGGAGGCGCGCTACCACTGGTTCCAGATCGCGACCCAGCGCGTCGGCCAGCTCTCGGCGCTGAGCGCCTTCGTCGTCGCCGCCACGCTCGGCTTCAGCATGAGCTTCTGGGATGCCTTCTGGGCGATCACCATCGGCGCCGTGATCCTCGAGGTCGTCTGCATCTTCACGGGCCTCATCGGGCAGCGCGAGGGGCTGAACACCTCGATCCTGTCGCGCTGGACGGGCTTCGGGCACAACGGATCGGCGCTCATCGGCCTGGCCATCGGCATCAGCCTCATCGGCTGGTTCGGGATCCAATCGGGCGTCTCCGCCTCCGGCCTCAACTCGATCATGCCGTGGCTGCCCGTGTGGGCCTGGTCGCTCGCGTTCGGCCTCATCATCACCGCGGTCGTCATGCTCGGCTTCCACGGGATGCAGTGGGTCGCGAACATCGCGGTGCCCCTCTTCCTGCTGCTGGTCGGCTGGGCCGTCGTCATCGAGCTGCAGAAGCACGACATCGCGACGCTCGTGACGCAGCCGGCGCCGGGCCCGCAGATGTCGATCATCGCGGGCGCCTCGATCGTGGCCGGCGGCTTCATCGTCGGCGCGCTCATCTCGCCCGACCAGACGCGCTACAACCGCTCGGCCGCGGACGTCGTGAAGCAGACGGTCGTGAGCATCACGGTCGGCGAGTACCTCACGGGCCTGTCCGGCGTGCTGCTCGCGCACGCGGTGCGCACGGCCGACGTGTCGGCGATCATCCTGTCGTCGGTCGGCTGGGTCGGCGTGCTCGTGATCCTGCTGGGCACCATCAAGATCAACGACTGGAACCTCTACTCGTCGGGCCTCGGCGTCGTGAACTTCATCGACACGGTGTTCGGGCGGCGGGTCAACCGGGCGCTCGTCACGGTGGTGGTCGGCGTGATCGGGTCGGTACTCGCGGCGGCCGGGATCCTCGGGCAGTTCACGCAGTTCCTGATCCTGCTGGGCGTGGCCTTCCCGCCCATCGTCGGGATCATGATCGCCGAGTACTTCGTCGTCAAGAACTGGCGCCCGGCGCTCGACTCCTCCCGGGAGGCCGGCGCGCTGCCGGCGAGCGCGCCGCGCTGGGTGCCCGTGAGCCTCGCGATCTGGGTCGTCTCCGCGCTCGTCGGCTACTACGCGACCTTCGGCCTCGGCAGCCTCAACGCCGTCATCACGGCGTTCGTGCTCTACGCGGTGCTCGGCAAGGCCGGGCTGATCCGCGGCGTCGGCGAGGTGCGCACCGAGACGGCCGACCGGCCCGCCGACGGCGTCGCGGCGCCGGACGCGGCCACGGCCACGGCCGGGAAGGTGGCCACCCGATGA
- a CDS encoding type I restriction endonuclease, with product MEFAERLAALAMKVRNQRDAIQTEEATKNAFIMPFISTILGYDVFNPLEVVPEFTADLGLKKGEKIDYAIMRDGEVQILIECKKSTEPLKIEHASQLFRYFAVTNARIAVLTNGEVYHFYTDLDAPNRMDEKPFLVLDLADIDETLLPELMKLTKDVFDLDSIISAAGELKYVGALKRAIAAEFREPTPEWVKLLTRRVYEGSFTEKVRDQFTTLVGKASKQYLNEQVNDRLKTALGAPAFPSAPTTPSADAITSEEAVVADLDRDTEIETTLEELEGYQIVKAIACSEVKPQRVVHRDAKSYLAILLDDNNRKPIARLHFNGKKQKYLGLFDAHKVETRHPIGSLDEIYAHADSIREAIRGHAGESVGA from the coding sequence ATGGAATTCGCCGAACGACTGGCCGCCCTGGCAATGAAGGTCCGCAACCAGCGCGACGCCATCCAGACGGAGGAGGCGACGAAGAACGCGTTCATCATGCCGTTCATCTCCACGATCCTCGGATACGACGTCTTCAACCCGCTCGAGGTGGTCCCCGAGTTCACGGCGGACCTCGGCCTGAAGAAGGGCGAGAAGATCGACTACGCGATCATGCGCGACGGCGAGGTGCAGATCCTCATCGAGTGCAAGAAGTCGACGGAGCCGCTCAAGATCGAGCACGCGTCGCAGCTCTTCCGCTACTTCGCCGTGACGAACGCGCGCATCGCGGTGCTCACGAACGGCGAGGTCTACCACTTCTACACGGACCTCGACGCGCCGAACCGCATGGACGAGAAGCCGTTCCTGGTCCTGGATCTCGCGGACATCGACGAGACCCTGCTGCCCGAGCTGATGAAGCTCACCAAGGACGTCTTCGACCTCGACTCGATCATCAGCGCCGCGGGGGAGCTCAAGTACGTCGGGGCGCTGAAGCGCGCGATCGCGGCGGAGTTCCGCGAGCCGACCCCGGAATGGGTGAAGCTCCTCACCCGCCGCGTCTACGAGGGCTCGTTCACGGAGAAGGTGCGCGACCAGTTCACGACGCTCGTCGGCAAGGCCTCGAAGCAGTACCTGAACGAGCAGGTGAACGACCGCCTGAAGACGGCGTTGGGCGCTCCCGCGTTCCCGTCGGCGCCGACCACGCCGTCGGCCGACGCGATCACGAGCGAGGAGGCCGTCGTGGCCGACCTCGATCGCGACACCGAGATCGAGACGACGCTCGAGGAGCTCGAGGGCTATCAGATCGTCAAGGCCATCGCCTGCAGCGAGGTGAAGCCGCAGCGCGTGGTGCACCGCGACGCGAAGTCGTACCTCGCGATCCTCCTCGACGACAACAACCGCAAGCCCATCGCCCGCCTCCACTTCAACGGCAAGAAGCAGAAGTACCTCGGCCTCTTCGATGCGCACAAGGTCGAGACGCGTCACCCGATCGGATCGCTGGACGAGATCTACGCGCACGCGGATTCGATCCGCGAGGCGATCCGTGGGCACGCGGGGGAGTCGGTAGGCGCATGA
- a CDS encoding DUF4011 domain-containing protein — protein MNASHNSTSPHDLRVGDVHLGSANVAEPRWREWREQLAGIGGTSPLLHFVDAPGSRIELSTTHPGGLAQFITGKTTLLSSLIRDELALRSARKAANRITQKGIELVSARGIESIHLAIGLAEWRFADEQFRAPVLLRPLAIRRHGSDYEVRLKGQPFLNPALARALEEQFQITLDADSFVALAVQNGAFKPQPVIDRLRGLTSHLPAFAVQPRLVVSSFAEVGQALAEDAEDLEHLVIDAIAGNPTAKWGVGEAYAPVDPIPQDQRPPVTDTLLLDADPEQEYVIAQINAGNSLVVTTLPGTGGTQTIVNSIGCLVAQNKRVLVVSPRASSLKGIGQRLADVGLPGLAVAPKSLKRDVVQSIVRNEKAAPAQTAEVDDALVRLRHVLLDYRFALGRPDRDLGVSVLDALGELSRLALLPDPPATTARLTRDAVVAIAHDRASAAASLVKAASLGEFRYGPGDSPWYGATFSTSAAATHAHDLAKSLSADGLPRLLERADELIGQTRMRAYKSIDELGVYLRLLLDVRETLDKFQPVVFDRSLSEIIAATGSRRDAPEMTSITRRRLRKLAREYVRPGVHISDMHESLKAIQKQRILWQRYVAVGSTPEVPRGISDVHVRYQEVAADLKVLDEPLSMLTRPTPLGELPVDELREKVAQLAEDSEVLQNLQERTSLLAELRRLDLDPLLRDLSDRHVPQESVAAELELAWWQSVLEQMLAGDKALLNANTSVLDRLESDFRLVDEAHATASAGLLAWQLAETWKIGVVDWPEEAHHLRQLLGGSAPVDAAALHHSAPHLSRTIAPVWLASPYEVPAITDEMPFDAVFLVDAGAMTLAEALGGIRRGKQTVVFGDPVTQTPSPFTIAVVPQPERSTPQLADDDSTLEERHADSALARLGELLPTLSLTRSYRAGGEDLAELVNRRFYGGRIQSLPWAGTFLGHGSLSLDFVADGHGMPDEDTGAVESVDAEVIRVVELVLDHASHRPRESLMVITASARHAVRVQQAVLHAAAKRSDVTEFFIGDRAEPFMVATLEQCVAQSRDRVIFSVGYGRTPHGRVLSNFGALAAPGGERLLAVAMTRARRSMVVVSCFQPSDIDQDRMKHGIVALAQILSEAEARFKEDPIPDDGDAMLVDLARRLEGLGLAPALGHRDKLGLVASYGGRAIAIETDPVVNQTSLRESLRLRPEMLKRLGWHYLRVHSFELFADPDAVARRIATALGAISDAHPVTAPVQVQAGAHRAD, from the coding sequence GTGAATGCTTCCCACAACAGCACCAGCCCCCACGACCTCCGGGTCGGCGACGTGCACCTGGGGAGCGCCAACGTGGCCGAGCCCCGCTGGCGCGAGTGGCGCGAGCAGCTGGCCGGCATCGGCGGCACCTCTCCTCTCCTCCACTTCGTGGACGCGCCGGGCTCGCGCATCGAGCTCAGCACGACGCACCCGGGCGGCCTCGCGCAGTTCATCACGGGCAAGACGACGCTGCTGTCGTCCCTGATCCGCGACGAGCTCGCGCTCCGCAGCGCCCGCAAGGCCGCGAACCGCATCACCCAGAAGGGCATCGAGCTGGTCTCGGCCCGGGGCATCGAGTCGATCCACCTGGCCATCGGCCTCGCCGAGTGGCGCTTCGCCGACGAGCAGTTCCGCGCGCCCGTGCTGCTGCGCCCGCTCGCGATCCGCCGCCACGGCAGCGACTACGAGGTGCGGCTCAAGGGCCAGCCGTTCCTCAACCCGGCGCTCGCGCGCGCCCTCGAGGAGCAGTTCCAGATCACGCTCGACGCCGACTCGTTCGTCGCTCTCGCCGTGCAGAACGGCGCGTTCAAGCCGCAGCCCGTCATCGACCGCCTCCGCGGCCTCACCTCGCACCTGCCCGCGTTCGCCGTGCAGCCGCGCCTCGTCGTCTCGTCCTTCGCGGAGGTGGGCCAGGCGCTCGCCGAGGACGCCGAGGACCTCGAGCACCTCGTCATCGACGCGATCGCCGGCAACCCCACCGCCAAGTGGGGCGTCGGCGAGGCGTACGCGCCCGTGGATCCGATCCCGCAGGACCAGCGTCCGCCCGTCACCGACACCCTGCTGCTCGACGCGGATCCCGAGCAGGAGTACGTCATCGCGCAGATCAACGCGGGCAACTCGCTCGTGGTGACCACGCTCCCCGGCACCGGCGGCACGCAGACCATCGTCAACTCCATCGGCTGCCTCGTCGCGCAGAACAAGCGCGTGCTCGTCGTGAGCCCCCGCGCCTCCTCCCTCAAGGGCATCGGCCAGCGCCTCGCCGACGTCGGCCTCCCGGGGCTCGCGGTCGCGCCGAAGTCGCTCAAGCGCGACGTGGTGCAGTCCATCGTCCGCAACGAGAAGGCCGCGCCCGCGCAGACCGCCGAGGTCGACGACGCGCTCGTGCGCCTGCGCCACGTGCTGCTCGACTACCGCTTCGCGCTCGGCCGCCCCGACCGGGACCTCGGCGTCTCCGTGCTCGACGCGCTCGGCGAGCTGTCCCGGCTGGCCCTCCTGCCGGATCCGCCGGCCACGACCGCGCGCCTCACCCGCGACGCCGTCGTCGCCATCGCGCACGACCGCGCGAGCGCCGCTGCCTCGCTGGTCAAGGCCGCGAGCCTCGGCGAGTTCCGCTACGGCCCGGGCGACTCGCCCTGGTACGGCGCCACCTTCTCCACGAGCGCGGCGGCGACGCACGCGCACGACCTCGCGAAGTCGCTCTCCGCCGACGGCCTGCCGCGCCTCCTCGAGCGCGCGGACGAGCTCATCGGCCAGACGCGCATGCGGGCGTACAAGTCCATCGACGAGCTCGGCGTGTACCTGCGCCTCCTCCTCGACGTGCGCGAGACGCTCGACAAGTTCCAGCCCGTGGTGTTCGACCGGTCGCTCAGCGAGATCATCGCGGCCACCGGATCCCGCCGCGACGCCCCCGAGATGACGAGCATCACCCGCCGTCGCCTCCGCAAGCTCGCGCGCGAGTACGTGCGCCCGGGCGTCCACATCTCCGACATGCACGAGAGCCTCAAGGCCATCCAGAAGCAGCGGATCCTGTGGCAGCGCTACGTCGCGGTCGGCTCCACGCCCGAGGTCCCGCGCGGCATCTCCGACGTGCACGTGCGCTACCAGGAGGTCGCCGCCGACCTCAAGGTGCTCGACGAGCCGCTGAGCATGCTCACGCGCCCCACCCCGCTCGGCGAGCTCCCCGTGGACGAGCTGCGCGAGAAGGTGGCCCAGCTCGCCGAGGACAGCGAGGTGCTCCAGAACCTGCAGGAGCGCACCTCCCTGCTGGCGGAGCTCCGCCGCCTCGACCTCGATCCGCTGCTCCGCGACCTCTCCGACCGGCACGTGCCGCAGGAGTCCGTCGCCGCCGAGCTCGAGCTCGCCTGGTGGCAGTCCGTGCTCGAGCAGATGCTCGCGGGCGACAAGGCGCTCCTCAACGCGAACACGAGCGTGCTCGACCGCCTCGAGTCCGACTTCCGCCTCGTCGACGAGGCGCACGCGACCGCCAGCGCGGGCCTGCTCGCCTGGCAGCTCGCGGAGACGTGGAAGATCGGCGTGGTCGACTGGCCCGAGGAGGCGCACCACCTGCGCCAGCTGCTCGGCGGATCCGCCCCCGTCGACGCCGCGGCCCTCCACCACTCCGCGCCCCACCTCTCCCGCACCATCGCGCCCGTCTGGCTCGCGTCGCCCTACGAGGTGCCCGCGATCACCGACGAGATGCCGTTCGACGCCGTGTTCCTCGTCGACGCCGGCGCCATGACGCTCGCGGAGGCCCTCGGCGGCATCCGCCGCGGCAAGCAGACCGTCGTGTTCGGGGATCCCGTCACGCAGACGCCGTCGCCGTTCACCATCGCGGTCGTCCCGCAGCCGGAGCGCTCGACGCCCCAGCTCGCGGACGACGACTCCACGCTCGAGGAGCGCCACGCGGACTCCGCGCTCGCGCGCCTCGGCGAGCTGCTGCCCACCCTCTCCCTCACGCGCAGCTACCGCGCGGGCGGCGAGGACCTGGCCGAGCTCGTCAACCGACGCTTCTACGGAGGCCGGATCCAGTCCCTCCCGTGGGCGGGCACGTTCCTCGGCCACGGCAGCCTGTCGCTCGACTTCGTCGCGGACGGCCACGGCATGCCCGACGAGGACACCGGCGCCGTCGAGAGCGTCGACGCCGAGGTGATCCGCGTCGTGGAGCTCGTGCTCGACCACGCGAGCCACCGCCCGCGCGAGTCCCTCATGGTCATCACCGCGAGCGCCCGCCACGCCGTGCGCGTGCAGCAGGCCGTGCTCCACGCGGCGGCCAAGCGCAGCGACGTCACCGAGTTCTTCATCGGCGACCGCGCCGAGCCGTTCATGGTCGCGACGCTCGAGCAGTGCGTGGCGCAGAGCCGCGACCGCGTGATCTTCTCGGTCGGCTACGGCCGCACCCCGCACGGCCGCGTGCTGTCGAACTTCGGCGCCCTCGCGGCGCCCGGCGGGGAGCGCCTGCTCGCCGTCGCCATGACGCGCGCCCGCCGCTCGATGGTGGTCGTCTCCTGCTTCCAGCCCTCGGACATCGACCAGGACCGGATGAAGCACGGCATCGTCGCGCTCGCCCAGATCCTCTCCGAGGCGGAGGCGCGCTTCAAGGAGGACCCGATCCCGGACGACGGCGACGCCATGCTCGTCGACCTCGCCCGTCGCCTCGAGGGCCTCGGCCTCGCGCCCGCCCTCGGGCATCGCGACAAGCTCGGGCTCGTGGCCTCCTACGGCGGCCGGGCCATCGCGATCGAGACGGATCCGGTGGTCAACCAGACGAGCCTCCGCGAGTCGCTGCGCCTCCGGCCCGAGATGCTCAAGCGCCTCGGCTGGCACTACCTCCGCGTGCACTCCTTCGAGCTCTTCGCGGATCCGGACGCCGTCGCCCGCCGCATCGCCACCGCCCTCGGCGCGATCTCGGACGCGCACCCGGTCACCGCGCCCGTGCAGGTCCAGGCCGGCGCGCACCGGGCGGACTGA
- the mscL gene encoding large conductance mechanosensitive channel protein MscL, translating to MKGFKEFILRGNVIDLAVAVVIGAAFTAIVTAIVTSVFNPLIGALFDASTLAEALPVTIPTASGGEATIFFGAVIAAVINFLIVAAVVYFALVLPVNHLKKVAFAKQKAEEEATPKDVPPTETELLIEIRDLLAGRPSPEGAHTIPSSTGQHVAEPGKPA from the coding sequence GTGAAGGGCTTCAAGGAGTTCATCCTCCGCGGCAACGTCATCGACCTCGCGGTCGCCGTCGTCATCGGCGCCGCGTTCACCGCGATCGTGACGGCCATCGTCACGTCCGTCTTCAACCCGCTCATCGGCGCGCTCTTCGACGCGTCGACGCTGGCCGAGGCGCTGCCCGTCACGATCCCCACCGCATCCGGCGGGGAGGCGACCATCTTCTTCGGCGCGGTCATCGCCGCGGTCATCAACTTCCTCATCGTCGCCGCGGTCGTCTACTTCGCGCTCGTGCTGCCGGTGAACCACCTCAAGAAGGTCGCGTTCGCGAAGCAGAAGGCCGAGGAGGAGGCGACGCCGAAGGACGTGCCGCCGACCGAGACCGAGCTGCTCATCGAGATCCGCGACCTGCTCGCCGGGCGCCCGTCGCCCGAGGGCGCGCACACGATCCCGTCATCCACCGGCCAGCACGTGGCCGAGCCCGGGAAGCCCGCCTAG
- a CDS encoding FmdB family zinc ribbon protein, which yields MPTYSYRCTVCGNAFDIVQAFTDDSLTECPVCGGKLRKLFAAVGVSFTGSGFYRNDSRTEDAAKRSRPSSSGSSSAKSGDSSSSSDSSSSSSSSSGSSDSSGASGSGTIGQGSGTVTPSTPSGPASSGSGSSSPST from the coding sequence ATGCCCACGTACTCCTACCGCTGCACGGTGTGCGGCAACGCCTTCGACATCGTCCAGGCGTTCACCGACGACTCCCTCACCGAGTGCCCCGTCTGCGGCGGCAAGCTCCGCAAGCTCTTCGCCGCGGTCGGCGTGAGCTTCACCGGCAGCGGCTTCTACCGCAACGACTCGCGCACCGAGGACGCCGCCAAGCGCTCGCGGCCCTCCTCGTCGGGGTCGTCGTCGGCGAAGTCGGGCGACTCGTCCTCGTCCTCCGACTCCTCGTCGTCCTCGTCTTCGTCCTCCGGATCGTCGGACTCGTCCGGGGCGTCCGGATCCGGGACGATCGGCCAGGGCTCCGGTACCGTGACCCCCAGCACCCCCTCCGGTCCCGCGTCCTCGGGCTCCGGCTCGTCCTCGCCGTCCACCTGA